In Desulfuromonas acetoxidans DSM 684, a genomic segment contains:
- a CDS encoding DUF5714 domain-containing protein, with the protein MNKTNSSGLDCLTHYERFNFEGIPIYVNPLAPDWFVPTTAAEAALERSRAGYVESELSEQLHVQHLLERLQPAAETAYTGRAAHRQLTALKECWLHITNRCNMSCSHCLFASGEGTCAELSRTDLFSAIDQAHEQGCRLFYFTGGEPLVHPDFTDACERILADEDAHLVILTNGRALTTYENWLQQQDCRRLHFQISLDGMQENHEALRGRGSFAELQRNLQWLTGLGLSAALSMSINSTNVHEMTAAVDFAAGQGIRNLHFMWLFVKGKAGRELFVAPQEIFGHARQAYECAEKKGVTIDNFTIMQSQVFNFSGIRMDLNNACWESLAIGPDGTIYPTPAMVFEDDLHCGHLSDGLNQVWRHSPLMEKIRSLSVVDSPQLASDPLRFLLGGGDIDHSYLSSGAFVGQDPYLPLYRDMALYLIAREAGQFPDQESLSLRSRMGERVDECDESGESVCFTHSNCVLTLSEGDGHASIRSFYSQAAQEVNEDIVNPVHYDSDLLEHIPETARVRSYGCGSPVMDCHLQAGETLVDLGSGTGVECFIAAKQVGRQGRVYGIDMSDTMLAQANSARDTVAEKLGYANIEFKKGFLEELPLLDGCSDVIISNCVINLALNKRQTFKEIARVLKPGGRLLISDIIHNTEVPLAIKLNEKLRGECIGGAMHERDLFGILEDFGFENISVVKRYLYREIKGYPFYSLTYQAFKPGPKNETRLLYRGPFAGVVTDDGHVIQRGCSTAVSLPENLPMGADVMLLDAKGQVTNFEQEMSCCCLPDCSPDPDRPQVESSHKSGCLVCGEPITILTEPKELECHYCGKRERVESCCEDGHFVCDQCHIQPAADAIRNLCLTSKEKDVVAMFQQLRLNPAFPTHGPHHHPMVPGILLAAYRNNGGNVSDEDIITGINRGTQVPGASCSFFGVDGAAIGVGIAFSVILKASPFDGTLRQAVQKIVIRVAEKIAAHPFSRCCQRECLLALQEAEAISKELTDTIIPAQNVLVCDQFKQADLCAGKRCPFFPTSQNNV; encoded by the coding sequence ATGAACAAAACAAACTCTTCAGGTCTCGACTGTTTAACACACTACGAACGGTTCAATTTTGAGGGAATACCGATCTATGTCAATCCGCTTGCACCCGATTGGTTTGTGCCGACGACCGCGGCTGAGGCGGCTTTAGAGCGGTCCAGAGCCGGTTACGTTGAGAGTGAACTGTCCGAACAATTGCACGTGCAGCACCTGCTGGAGCGGCTGCAACCGGCAGCAGAGACGGCCTACACCGGACGAGCGGCACATCGTCAGCTTACAGCGTTAAAAGAATGCTGGCTGCATATTACGAACCGCTGCAACATGAGTTGTTCACATTGTCTGTTTGCTTCGGGCGAGGGGACTTGTGCTGAGTTGTCGCGCACTGATCTGTTCTCGGCCATCGATCAGGCCCACGAACAGGGGTGTCGGTTGTTTTATTTCACCGGTGGCGAACCACTGGTTCATCCCGACTTTACCGATGCCTGCGAGCGGATTCTGGCGGATGAGGACGCTCACCTGGTTATTTTGACCAATGGCCGGGCGTTAACAACGTATGAAAACTGGTTGCAGCAGCAGGATTGTCGTCGTTTGCACTTTCAAATCAGCCTTGACGGCATGCAGGAGAATCACGAGGCGCTGCGCGGTCGTGGCAGCTTTGCCGAGTTGCAGCGCAATCTCCAGTGGCTCACAGGTCTTGGTCTGTCGGCAGCCTTGTCGATGTCGATCAACAGTACGAATGTGCATGAAATGACCGCTGCCGTTGATTTTGCCGCTGGCCAGGGGATCCGCAACCTGCACTTCATGTGGTTGTTCGTCAAAGGCAAGGCGGGACGCGAGCTGTTTGTTGCGCCGCAGGAGATCTTTGGTCATGCCCGGCAGGCTTACGAGTGCGCCGAGAAAAAGGGGGTCACAATTGATAATTTCACCATTATGCAAAGCCAGGTGTTTAATTTCAGCGGTATTCGCATGGATCTCAATAACGCCTGTTGGGAAAGCCTGGCCATTGGTCCGGATGGCACCATCTATCCAACCCCGGCGATGGTGTTTGAAGACGATTTGCACTGCGGCCATTTGAGCGATGGTTTAAATCAGGTATGGCGCCACAGCCCGTTGATGGAGAAGATCCGCTCTCTGTCGGTTGTCGACAGTCCGCAACTGGCGTCCGACCCGTTGCGGTTTTTGCTTGGCGGCGGCGATATCGACCACAGTTATCTCTCATCGGGTGCGTTTGTCGGCCAGGATCCGTATCTCCCTCTTTATCGCGACATGGCGCTCTACCTGATTGCACGTGAAGCCGGCCAGTTTCCTGACCAGGAGAGCCTTTCATTGCGCTCACGTATGGGAGAGCGGGTCGATGAATGCGACGAGAGTGGCGAATCCGTCTGTTTCACCCATTCCAACTGTGTTCTTACCTTGTCGGAGGGCGACGGGCATGCTTCGATTCGCTCCTTCTATTCGCAGGCGGCACAAGAGGTCAATGAGGATATCGTCAACCCGGTGCACTATGACAGCGATTTGCTCGAGCATATCCCGGAAACCGCACGGGTTCGCAGTTACGGCTGCGGCAGCCCGGTTATGGATTGCCATCTGCAAGCGGGAGAAACACTGGTCGATCTTGGTTCCGGCACCGGCGTGGAATGTTTTATTGCCGCAAAGCAGGTCGGCCGTCAAGGCCGGGTTTACGGCATTGATATGTCCGACACCATGTTGGCTCAAGCCAACTCAGCTCGTGACACGGTGGCTGAAAAGCTTGGTTACGCCAATATCGAATTCAAGAAGGGGTTCCTCGAAGAGCTGCCTTTGTTAGACGGTTGCAGCGACGTGATCATCTCCAACTGCGTCATCAACCTTGCATTAAACAAACGGCAGACATTCAAGGAAATTGCCCGTGTTCTCAAACCGGGCGGTCGTCTGCTAATTTCCGATATCATCCACAATACCGAGGTGCCGCTGGCGATTAAGCTCAACGAAAAATTGCGTGGTGAATGTATTGGTGGTGCCATGCATGAGCGTGACCTGTTCGGCATTCTGGAAGATTTCGGCTTTGAAAATATCAGCGTTGTTAAACGCTATCTGTATCGCGAAATCAAAGGCTATCCGTTTTATTCACTCACCTATCAGGCGTTCAAACCGGGGCCAAAGAACGAGACCCGCTTGCTCTACCGTGGTCCTTTTGCCGGTGTGGTGACCGATGATGGTCACGTGATTCAGCGTGGCTGCAGCACAGCCGTCAGCCTGCCGGAGAACCTGCCAATGGGGGCGGACGTCATGCTGCTCGACGCCAAGGGCCAAGTGACCAATTTTGAACAGGAGATGAGCTGTTGCTGTCTGCCCGATTGCAGCCCTGATCCTGATCGGCCACAGGTCGAGAGCAGTCATAAATCAGGCTGTCTGGTGTGTGGTGAGCCGATCACCATTCTCACCGAGCCGAAGGAGTTGGAGTGCCACTATTGTGGTAAGCGCGAGCGGGTTGAAAGCTGTTGTGAAGATGGCCATTTTGTCTGTGACCAATGCCACATCCAGCCTGCAGCAGATGCGATTCGCAATCTGTGTCTGACCAGCAAAGAAAAGGACGTTGTCGCAATGTTTCAACAGTTGCGATTGAATCCGGCATTTCCGACCCACGGTCCCCATCACCATCCGATGGTTCCGGGGATTTTGCTAGCCGCCTATCGCAACAATGGCGGGAATGTCAGTGACGAAGATATTATTACCGGGATCAATCGCGGTACTCAGGTGCCGGGAGCGTCTTGCTCCTTTTTCGGTGTCGATGGCGCGGCCATCGGGGTTGGGATTGCCTTCTCGGTGATTTTGAAGGCGTCGCCTTTTGATGGCACGTTGCGTCAGGCGGTGCAGAAAATTGTCATCAGGGTGGCTGAAAAAATTGCCGCGCACCCTTTCAGCCGCTGCTGTCAACGCGAATGTCTGCTGGCATTGCAGGAAGCCGAGGCCATCTCGAAAGAGCTGACCGACACCATCATTCCAGCGCAAAATGTTCTGGTGTGTGATCAGTTCAAACAGGCTGATCTCTGTGCCGGTAAGCGGTGTCCGTTTTTTCCGACATCACAGAATAACGTGTGA
- a CDS encoding ABC transporter substrate-binding protein, producing MKHRHNLSFVVSFLGMLLLFTPLASAAKSAEPLRLAYPNKVCYEPFIVANAKGFFAAEGLNVDIKLVGGGILAAESLITGAADVAAMGDAPFLIAASRSKNVRLLTAYAAGRKMHRLVSRRELTDIHQLEGARIGIQMGSSTYGALLAWSSSVGLDVNKMSFVPLNPLDMPQAMQTGQIDAMAGSEPWPSNVEALCADTVHELTDFSALNNTFPAVCVATKQMLEERKEDLDALISALHKAIEFMHEHPDETVRIVAAVTGLPSQQQRQCTYSLTWRVGFDENERASMAMTADYLKSMGKIELIPDYSAVY from the coding sequence ATGAAACATCGGCATAACCTATCCTTCGTCGTTAGTTTTCTTGGGATGTTGCTCTTATTCACCCCCTTGGCGTCAGCAGCAAAGTCTGCTGAACCTCTTCGGCTTGCTTATCCAAACAAGGTTTGCTACGAGCCGTTTATTGTCGCCAATGCCAAGGGTTTTTTTGCTGCTGAAGGACTGAATGTCGATATCAAACTGGTTGGTGGCGGAATTCTGGCCGCGGAGAGTTTGATCACCGGTGCTGCAGATGTTGCAGCCATGGGCGACGCCCCTTTTCTGATTGCTGCGTCACGCAGCAAAAACGTGCGGCTGCTGACTGCGTATGCCGCAGGCCGCAAGATGCACCGGCTTGTTTCGCGCCGTGAGCTGACCGATATCCACCAGCTTGAAGGGGCGAGGATCGGTATCCAGATGGGGTCGAGTACTTACGGAGCATTGTTGGCCTGGAGCAGCTCTGTCGGGCTGGATGTTAACAAGATGAGCTTTGTTCCCCTCAACCCACTCGACATGCCGCAGGCGATGCAGACCGGGCAGATTGATGCCATGGCCGGAAGCGAACCGTGGCCGAGCAACGTTGAAGCCTTGTGTGCTGACACGGTTCATGAACTGACCGATTTCAGTGCATTGAACAACACCTTTCCTGCTGTTTGTGTTGCCACAAAGCAGATGCTCGAAGAACGTAAAGAGGATCTTGATGCTCTGATCAGTGCCTTACACAAAGCCATTGAGTTTATGCACGAACATCCGGATGAAACCGTGCGCATTGTGGCCGCAGTCACCGGACTTCCGTCGCAGCAGCAGCGTCAATGCACCTACAGTCTGACTTGGCGGGTTGGTTTTGATGAAAATGAACGTGCCAGCATGGCGATGACGGCTGATTATCTCAAAAGCATGGGGAAAATCGAGCTGATTCCAGATTACTCAGCCGTCTATTGA
- a CDS encoding GTP-binding protein has translation MSCRLILVGGFLGAGKTTLLAETAHKLSLQGLKVGLITNDQATNLVDTRMLVRSGAGVAEVSGSCFCCNFQGLLDAMDQLKKTFDADIVLAEPVGSCTDLSATIIQPLKDKLQSKLLISPLTVLADPIKLGAILAGGTAGLHDDAAYIYRKQLEEADLILISKVDLLTLPMVDDLLIRVRKAFPSAIVQPLSAERNVGLDYWLDHVLHKTTAGNTLLDIDYDRYAEGEAVLGWLNARFELRTTAGTWRTFAEAIMTRLHHQFAERNLPIGHVKLIVESESQVLFANLTGTEIEPKIRGEMTSTPHATMTINARVETSPEELRQIIWQALQQSSDGINVYQEQWNCLKPGRPEPTYRYSELVA, from the coding sequence ATGTCTTGTCGTTTGATTTTAGTCGGTGGTTTTCTGGGAGCCGGGAAGACCACGTTACTCGCTGAAACGGCGCATAAATTGTCCCTGCAAGGACTGAAAGTTGGTTTGATCACCAATGATCAGGCGACCAATCTGGTCGACACGAGAATGCTTGTCCGTTCCGGGGCCGGCGTGGCCGAAGTCAGTGGCAGTTGTTTCTGTTGCAACTTTCAAGGGCTGCTGGATGCCATGGATCAGCTCAAGAAAACGTTTGATGCCGATATTGTGCTGGCCGAACCGGTTGGTAGTTGCACCGATCTGTCAGCAACCATCATTCAACCGTTGAAGGATAAGCTGCAATCAAAGCTGCTGATCAGCCCTTTGACTGTTCTGGCCGACCCAATCAAACTCGGCGCCATTCTGGCTGGAGGAACTGCCGGTCTTCACGATGACGCAGCCTATATCTACCGCAAGCAGTTGGAAGAGGCTGATCTGATTCTGATCAGTAAGGTTGACCTCCTGACACTGCCGATGGTCGATGATCTACTGATCCGGGTGAGAAAAGCGTTCCCTTCTGCCATCGTTCAGCCGCTCAGTGCGGAAAGAAATGTTGGCTTGGACTACTGGCTGGATCATGTTCTGCATAAAACCACAGCCGGCAACACACTTCTGGATATTGATTATGATCGCTACGCAGAGGGGGAGGCCGTGCTTGGGTGGTTGAACGCCCGTTTTGAATTGCGCACCACCGCAGGCACCTGGCGCACCTTTGCTGAAGCGATTATGACCCGACTTCATCACCAGTTTGCCGAAAGAAACCTGCCGATTGGTCATGTCAAACTGATTGTTGAAAGCGAATCACAGGTGTTGTTTGCCAACCTGACCGGAACGGAAATTGAGCCAAAAATTCGTGGCGAGATGACATCGACACCCCATGCAACGATGACCATTAATGCGCGGGTCGAAACCTCACCCGAAGAATTACGGCAGATTATCTGGCAGGCGTTGCAGCAGTCCAGCGACGGCATCAACGTGTACCAGGAGCAGTGGAACTGTTTAAAACCGGGACGTCCGGAGCCGACGTACCGCTATTCTGAACTTGTGGCATAG
- a CDS encoding MIP/aquaporin family protein, with the protein MIVSREFLGELLGTFILVLFGCGSVAVSVLFGSLQGLLQVALVWGIGVSLAIYLTRHLSCAHLNPAVSLAMVLGQRMRAEKLPVYLCGQFLGAFFAGVVVYLLFSPSILAFETVHGIARGSSESVKLAMIFGEYYPNPTVTAVVSLPLAMMAEAFGTFVLVLMIFALTEGCNVGRPDNALTPVFIGLTVTSVICLIAPLTQAGLNPARDFGPRVVTWLAGWGSAAFPDHCGGFFWVYVVAPIIGGQLAALFFMYLLEPAMNQVCTTCTDRH; encoded by the coding sequence ATGATTGTATCTCGAGAATTTCTGGGCGAGTTGCTTGGAACGTTTATTTTAGTGCTGTTTGGCTGTGGTTCCGTTGCCGTTTCAGTGCTGTTCGGTTCACTGCAGGGGTTACTTCAGGTTGCCCTGGTTTGGGGAATCGGAGTGAGTCTGGCTATTTATCTAACGCGACATCTGTCCTGCGCACATTTGAATCCGGCGGTCAGTTTGGCCATGGTTTTGGGGCAACGAATGCGGGCAGAGAAACTTCCGGTTTATCTTTGCGGGCAGTTTTTAGGTGCGTTCTTCGCCGGTGTGGTTGTCTATCTGTTGTTTTCTCCGTCAATTCTGGCGTTTGAAACAGTGCATGGCATTGCACGAGGATCAAGTGAATCGGTCAAGCTGGCTATGATTTTTGGCGAATATTATCCAAACCCGACGGTGACGGCGGTTGTTTCATTACCGTTAGCCATGATGGCGGAAGCATTTGGCACGTTTGTACTGGTGTTGATGATTTTTGCGCTGACCGAGGGATGCAATGTCGGACGTCCGGATAATGCTCTGACTCCGGTCTTTATCGGTTTGACGGTTACATCAGTGATCTGTCTGATCGCTCCCTTGACCCAGGCCGGGTTGAATCCGGCCCGTGATTTCGGCCCCCGCGTGGTCACTTGGCTGGCAGGGTGGGGCAGCGCCGCTTTTCCCGATCATTGTGGTGGTTTTTTCTGGGTTTATGTGGTTGCGCCGATCATCGGCGGACAACTTGCTGCGCTATTTTTTATGTATCTGTTGGAACCTGCAATGAACCAGGTTTGCACAACCTGCACAGATCGTCATTAG
- a CDS encoding TIGR04282 family arsenosugar biosynthesis glycosyltransferase — MPAQQMNIAKRQALLLFIQGEGKGKSFGFGRRMDQSIHQAMIYRTYDLLQRIHHTDIVVVQDGEAPLLADAIYLPQRGTNLNECFCTALQDTFALGYERVVAVGGDIPTLDSNDLYQALYSNEVVLGPSCDGGFYLAGLGKEDVRFFNNLPWRQSHLFSHLIERLADSRRCCEQLPRRRDIDHATDGRKNASLLMKLVHVWLNIYPSIHSRSTARGQFLTDRIPEPRYSALPPPVFSLA; from the coding sequence ATGCCAGCTCAGCAGATGAACATAGCAAAACGCCAGGCCCTGCTCCTGTTTATTCAGGGGGAGGGCAAAGGCAAATCGTTCGGCTTTGGTCGGCGGATGGATCAGTCGATCCATCAGGCCATGATCTACCGGACCTACGATCTGCTGCAGCGTATTCACCACACTGATATTGTTGTTGTCCAGGATGGCGAAGCGCCACTTTTGGCGGACGCCATCTATTTGCCGCAACGCGGCACCAATCTCAATGAATGTTTCTGCACTGCGTTGCAAGATACATTTGCCCTCGGTTATGAACGGGTGGTGGCGGTCGGGGGAGATATCCCGACTCTGGACAGCAACGATCTATATCAAGCTCTGTATAGCAACGAGGTTGTTCTTGGCCCAAGTTGCGACGGCGGTTTCTATCTGGCCGGTCTGGGAAAAGAGGATGTTCGATTCTTTAATAACCTGCCCTGGCGACAATCACACCTTTTTTCCCATTTGATCGAGCGCCTTGCCGACAGCCGTCGCTGTTGCGAGCAATTGCCACGACGCCGTGATATTGATCATGCGACAGATGGACGGAAAAATGCTTCTTTATTGATGAAGCTGGTCCATGTCTGGCTCAACATTTACCCATCCATCCATTCTCGATCCACCGCAAGGGGTCAGTTCCTCACTGATCGAATTCCGGAGCCACGCTATTCCGCACTCCCCCCTCCCGTATTCTCTCTGGCCTGA
- the moaA gene encoding GTP 3',8-cyclase MoaA, translating to MKLIDSFGRQINYLRLSVTDRCNLRCKYCMSEDGVAACQHNDILPYESLHLIAQAAVSMGIEKIRVTGGEPLVRNGIVPFLARLSAIDGLRHLAISTNGILLPEMAQDLFQAGVQRLNISMDSLQEDKYRQITHGGDLKKVFAGLKAAEKAGFPPPKINVVAMRGFNDDEIFDFTEMTRDYGYSVRFIEYMPTLDLVDWQKQVISGQEILDRISSKYQLEEVEKGPFAGPSKDYRIAGAQGSIGIITAVSGHFCATCNRIRITSTGKAKSCLFSNHEIDLAPLLRNHNQVGVRRKLEELVENKPQCHALSIDGYEHENFLMSQVGG from the coding sequence ATGAAATTGATCGATTCTTTTGGACGCCAAATCAATTACCTGCGCTTGTCAGTGACAGATCGTTGCAACCTCCGTTGTAAATATTGTATGTCGGAGGATGGGGTTGCAGCGTGTCAGCACAACGACATCCTGCCCTACGAAAGTCTGCATCTTATCGCGCAAGCCGCGGTCTCAATGGGAATAGAGAAAATTCGCGTTACCGGTGGTGAGCCGTTAGTGCGCAATGGCATCGTCCCGTTTCTGGCTCGGCTTTCCGCCATCGATGGCCTGCGACACCTGGCGATCTCGACAAATGGCATCCTGTTGCCGGAAATGGCACAGGATCTGTTCCAGGCCGGGGTCCAACGTTTGAACATCAGCATGGACTCGTTACAGGAAGACAAGTATCGGCAGATCACCCATGGCGGCGACTTGAAAAAAGTGTTTGCCGGTTTAAAAGCTGCTGAAAAAGCAGGTTTCCCACCCCCTAAAATCAACGTGGTGGCCATGCGTGGTTTTAATGACGATGAGATTTTCGATTTCACTGAGATGACCAGAGATTATGGCTATTCAGTACGCTTTATCGAATACATGCCGACGTTGGATCTGGTCGATTGGCAAAAACAGGTGATCTCAGGGCAGGAAATTCTCGACCGTATTTCCAGCAAATATCAATTGGAAGAGGTTGAAAAAGGACCTTTCGCCGGACCGTCGAAGGATTATCGGATTGCCGGCGCTCAGGGATCTATCGGTATTATCACCGCTGTTTCAGGGCATTTCTGTGCCACCTGTAACCGGATCAGGATCACCTCGACCGGTAAAGCCAAGAGTTGCCTGTTTTCCAACCATGAGATCGACCTGGCTCCATTGCTGCGTAACCATAATCAAGTCGGTGTCAGGCGAAAACTTGAGGAGCTGGTTGAGAACAAACCGCAATGCCATGCCCTGTCCATTGACGGGTATGAGCACGAAAATTTTTTGATGTCGCAGGTTGGTGGTTAA
- a CDS encoding flavin reductase family protein has translation MKISLGSKAIAVPSPVWVIGSYGSSAQPNIMVASWASICCTTPACVAVSLRASRATYANIVEHQAFTIGIPSRDFLIETDFIGSVSGVLVNKFFATGLTPVRSSVVDAPYVEEFPLIMECSLLHMLEIGSHTQFIGQVMDVKADEEALGENGLPSVEKIKPLIGSAGDRSYYSIGKWLGETPLANNWLADKLFVDEKLVDAPIDEVGSLSQDNPDCLKVRKS, from the coding sequence ATGAAGATTTCACTCGGAAGTAAAGCGATAGCTGTCCCTTCACCTGTCTGGGTGATCGGAAGCTATGGGTCCAGTGCACAACCGAACATCATGGTTGCTTCCTGGGCCTCGATCTGCTGTACAACCCCGGCGTGTGTCGCAGTGTCCTTACGCGCCAGCCGAGCGACCTATGCCAACATTGTTGAGCATCAGGCCTTTACCATCGGCATCCCATCGCGTGACTTTTTGATTGAGACCGATTTTATCGGCAGTGTCTCAGGAGTCCTGGTTAACAAGTTCTTTGCCACCGGGCTGACTCCGGTGCGCAGTAGCGTTGTCGATGCCCCCTATGTGGAGGAATTTCCACTGATTATGGAGTGCTCGTTACTGCACATGTTGGAGATTGGTTCCCATACGCAATTTATTGGCCAGGTGATGGATGTTAAGGCCGATGAAGAGGCTCTTGGTGAAAACGGTTTACCGTCGGTTGAGAAAATCAAACCACTGATCGGCAGTGCTGGCGATCGGTCCTATTACTCTATTGGAAAATGGCTGGGGGAGACACCTCTGGCCAACAACTGGTTGGCAGATAAGCTCTTTGTCGACGAGAAGCTGGTTGATGCGCCGATTGATGAAGTCGGCAGTTTATCTCAAGATAACCCTGATTGTTTAAAAGTGAGAAAATCATGA
- a CDS encoding MBL fold metallo-hydrolase, with the protein MSFNVDRQQWFTRDSDAGLSMREPIEEAMGSSFKILGSGAGPGVPSFFCDCSGCREARANSRYCRTRSGALLRSGNANYLIDTSPDLRAQLVRENLEGIDGIFLTHWHFDHFGGLGEMEYYVKLDRKEPIPLYLPPSAVDSFHAAFPYLHDVLVPQPWEFGKTYKRGDVGITALPANHGIETAGFLIESDVSRLAYFPDTSGLPDVTKRQVEAIDCLICDATFSDSNWFPDSHMSIAEAIELGKSIGAKNTVLTHLAIHYGNPVTVEELNGRLSDLPNVFLAHDGMQFNLLRGADEDFTRK; encoded by the coding sequence ATGTCCTTCAATGTGGATCGGCAGCAATGGTTTACCAGGGACAGTGACGCTGGTCTTTCAATGAGAGAACCAATTGAGGAAGCTATGGGGAGTTCATTCAAAATCCTAGGCTCAGGTGCCGGACCAGGCGTTCCGTCGTTTTTCTGCGATTGCAGTGGATGCCGCGAGGCACGTGCTAATTCTCGCTATTGCCGGACGCGTAGCGGAGCCTTGCTTCGCTCGGGGAACGCGAATTATCTCATTGATACCTCTCCCGATCTCAGAGCGCAATTAGTGCGTGAGAACCTTGAAGGAATCGATGGAATTTTTCTGACCCATTGGCACTTTGATCATTTCGGTGGACTCGGTGAGATGGAATATTACGTCAAACTCGACCGCAAAGAACCGATTCCTCTCTATTTGCCGCCGTCCGCAGTCGACAGTTTCCATGCGGCATTCCCCTATCTGCACGATGTTTTGGTACCCCAACCATGGGAGTTTGGAAAGACATACAAACGTGGTGATGTAGGGATCACTGCGCTCCCTGCCAACCATGGGATTGAGACCGCCGGTTTCCTGATTGAGTCGGACGTCTCAAGACTTGCCTATTTCCCTGATACATCAGGTTTGCCGGATGTGACCAAACGTCAGGTTGAAGCAATTGATTGTCTCATTTGCGATGCGACTTTCAGTGATTCTAACTGGTTTCCTGACAGCCATATGTCCATAGCCGAGGCGATCGAACTGGGCAAAAGCATCGGGGCAAAAAATACCGTCCTGACACATCTGGCGATTCATTACGGCAACCCGGTGACAGTGGAGGAGCTGAACGGGCGCTTGAGCGATCTGCCGAATGTTTTTTTGGCGCATGACGGGATGCAATTCAATCTATTGCGAGGGGCAGATGAAGATTTCACTCGGAAGTAA